Proteins co-encoded in one Medicago truncatula cultivar Jemalong A17 chromosome 8, MtrunA17r5.0-ANR, whole genome shotgun sequence genomic window:
- the LOC11410435 gene encoding probable methyltransferase PMT2, whose product MAKPSAADNRTRSSVQIFIVVGLCCFFYILGAWQRSGFGKGDSIALEITKNNAECDVVPNLSFDSHHAGEVSQIDESNSNTKVFKPCEARYTDYTPCQDQRRAMTFPRENMNYRERHCPPEEEKLHCMIPAPKGYVTPFPWPKSRDYVPYANAPYKSLTVEKAIQNWIQYEGNVFRFPGGGTQFPQGADKYIDQLASVIPINDGTVRTALDTGCGVASWGAYLWSRNVVAMSFAPRDSHEAQVQFALERGVPAVIGVFGTIKLPYPSRAFDMAHCSRCLIPWGANDGMYMMEVDRVLRPGGYWVLSGPPINWKVNYKPWQRPKEELEEEQRKIEEVAKKLCWEKKSEKAEIAIWQKMTDTESCRSRQDDSSVEFCESSDPDDVWYKKLKACVTPTPKVSGGDLKPFPDRLYAIPPRVSSGSIPGVSSETYQNDNKMWKKHVNAYKKINSLLDSGRYRNIMDMNAGLGSFAAAIHSSKSWVMNVVPTIAEKSTLGVIYERGLIGIYHDWCEGFSTYPRTYDLIHANGLFSLYQDKCNTEDILLEMDRILRPEGAVIIRDEVDVLIKVKKLIGGMRWNMKLVDHEDGPLVPEKVLIAVKQYWVTDGNSTSTQ is encoded by the exons TTCTTCTATATATTGGGAGCATGGCAAAGAAGTGGTTTTGGAAAAGGAGATAGTATAGCATTGGAGATTACAAAGAATAACGCCGAATGTGATGTAGTTCCAAATTTAAGTTTTGATTCACACCATGCTGGTGAAGTTAGTCAAATCGATGAATCCAATTCGAACACTAAGGTGTTTAAACCTTGTGAAGCTCGTTATACCGATTACACTCCATGTCAAGATCAACGGCGTGCTATGACGTTTCCGAGAGAAAACATGAACTACAGAGAGAGACACTGCCCTCCAGAGGAAGAGAAGTTACATTGTATGATCCCAGCACCAAAAGGGTATGTAACACCTTTTCCATGGCCTAAGAGTAGGGATTATGTCCCTTATGCTAATGCACCTTACAAGAGTCTCACAGTTGAGAAGGCTATTCAGAATTGGATCCAATATGAGGGAAATGTGTTTAGATTCCCTGGTGGTGGAACCCAATTTCCTCAAGGTGCTGATAAATATATTGATCAACTCGCATCTGTTATTCCTATCAATGATGGGACAGTGAGGACAGCACTTGACACCGGTTGTGGG GTTGCAAGTTGGGGTGCATATCTTTGGAGCAGAAATGTTGTTGCCATGTCGTTTGCACCGAGGGACTCTCACGAAGCACAAGTACAATTTGCTCTAGAAAGGGGTGTACCTGCTGTTATTGGTGTTTTTGGAACCATAAAGTTGCCATATCCATCAAGAGCCTTCGACATGGCTCATTGTTCTCGCTGTTTGATTCCATGGGGAGCAAATG ATGGAATGTATATGATGGAAGTTGATAGAGTTCTAAGGCCTGGTGGTTATTGGGTGCTTTCTGGTCCTCCAATCAATTGGAAGGTCAACTACAAACCATGGCAGAGACCAAAGGAGGAACTTGAGGAAGAACAAAGAAAGATTGAAGAGGTTGCTAAGAAACTTTGCTGGGAGAAGAAGTCTGAGAAGGCTGAAATTGCAATTTGGCAAAAGATGACAGACACCGAATCATGTCGTAGCAGACAAGACGACTCCAGTGTAGAATTTTGCGAATCCTCAGATCCCGATGATGTCTG GTATAAGAAATTGAAGGCTTGCGTTACTCCGACTCCTAAAGTTTCTGGTGGCGATCTTAAACCATTTCCAGACAGGCTATATGCGATCCCTCCTAGAGTTTCTAGTGGCTCTATTCCTGGAGTTTCTTCTGAGACATACCAGAATGATAACAAAATGTGGAAAAAGCATGTCAATGCATACAAGAAAATTAATTCACTGTTGGATTCCGGAAGATATCGCAACATTATGGATATGAATGCTGGTTTGGGTAGTTTTGCTGCCGCTATTCATTCATCTAAGTCATGGGTCATGAATGTTGTGCCTACTATAGCTGAGAAAAGTACGCTCGGTGTGATATATGAGCGAGGACTGATTGGCATCTATCATGATTG GTGTGAAGGCTTTTCCACATATCCAAGAACATATGATCTCATTCATGCTAATGGCCTCTTCAGTTTGTACCAGGATAA ATGCAATACAGAAGACATTCTTCTCGAGATGGATCGGATATTGCGACCAGAAGGCGCTGTCATAATCCGTGACGAAGTCGATGTGTTAATTAAGGTAAAGAAGTTAATCGGAGGAATGAGATGGAATATGAAATTGGTTGATCATGAAGATGGTCCTCTTGTTCCCGAGAAAGTACTAATTGCTGTCAAACAGTATTGGGTTACTGATGGAAACTCCACATCAACACAATAA